One part of the Corallococcus caeni genome encodes these proteins:
- a CDS encoding ChaN family lipoprotein: MTRIPFILVLALSLGCASRQQPSPTAAREWATTLHRDHPLVGRIWDVAAGRFVDESALRAAVVPARFVLIGERHDHPDHHRLQAELVRAKTDAGQRPALAFEMLDVTQQPAVDAALKARPEDAEGLAKAVDWANSGWPAFSLYEPVFTAGLQAHLPIVAANLPRAQVRALVMKGPEALPSDLRSRLGLEAPVPEAEAEAVREELDRSHCGQLPREMLEPMALAQRARDAMMADRLLETVPADGAVLITGNGHVRKDRAVPAHLERRAKDVPVLSVALLEVSPEALKPQDYAAAADASALPYDYVWFTPAVPEDDPCKALRERNTRP; the protein is encoded by the coding sequence ATGACGCGAATCCCTTTCATCCTCGTCCTCGCGCTGTCCCTGGGCTGCGCCAGCCGCCAGCAGCCCTCCCCCACCGCCGCGCGCGAGTGGGCCACGACGCTGCACCGCGATCACCCGCTGGTGGGGCGCATCTGGGACGTGGCGGCGGGCCGCTTCGTGGACGAGAGCGCCCTGCGCGCGGCGGTGGTGCCCGCGCGCTTCGTGCTCATCGGTGAACGGCATGACCACCCGGACCACCACCGGCTCCAGGCGGAGCTGGTGCGCGCGAAGACGGACGCGGGCCAGCGCCCCGCGCTCGCCTTCGAGATGCTGGACGTCACGCAGCAGCCCGCCGTGGACGCGGCGCTGAAGGCCCGGCCGGAGGACGCGGAGGGCCTGGCGAAGGCGGTGGACTGGGCGAACAGCGGCTGGCCCGCCTTCAGCCTCTACGAACCCGTGTTCACCGCGGGCCTCCAGGCGCACCTGCCCATCGTCGCCGCCAACCTCCCCCGCGCGCAGGTGCGGGCGCTGGTGATGAAGGGACCGGAGGCGCTGCCTTCCGACCTGCGCTCGCGCCTGGGGCTGGAGGCGCCCGTGCCCGAGGCGGAGGCGGAGGCGGTGCGCGAGGAGCTGGACCGCTCGCACTGCGGACAGCTCCCTCGGGAGATGCTGGAGCCCATGGCGCTGGCCCAGCGGGCGCGCGACGCGATGATGGCGGACCGGCTGCTGGAGACCGTGCCCGCGGACGGCGCGGTGCTCATCACCGGCAACGGCCACGTGCGCAAGGACCGGGCCGTCCCCGCGCACCTGGAGCGCCGCGCGAAGGACGTCCCGGTGCTGAGCGTGGCGCTGCTGGAGGTGTCGCCGGAGGCGCTGAAGCCCCAGGACTACGCGGCCGCGGCGGACGCCTCCGCCCTGCCCTACGACTACGTCTGGTTCACGCCCGCGGTGCCGGAAGACGACCCGTGCAAGGCGCTGCGCGAGCGCAACACCAGGCCGTAG